Within the Apis cerana isolate GH-2021 linkage group LG9, AcerK_1.0, whole genome shotgun sequence genome, the region ttcaattttaaatagaatttggaATTTCTCAAATATGTTCCAAcgtttatattaagaaaaaatgaaatataaaaatttaatctttcataaattgaaaagataattattatttatcatctatttttgttttcattttttaagaaaaaacgcttgaatttaagaattctaaaaaattgtttagtttttagtttagttttcaacaaaataatacttcttaggaaagaaaaagaaaagagtattcgaaaatttgaaaatttcgaattttaaaaattttaaaaacttaacaaagtttttaaaaatatctaaaaataataagataataatttgatatagaaaattgattaacTACCTTATTGTAGACATCTTCCCAATAATCCAAAGTAATCAATTGAAACGTGGTGAGCATTGACCACagaaaattgtcaaaatttgTATAACCATGATTTGGATTTGGGCCAACGCAAAGGCAAATGTAACTTTCGTTGCAATGTCTGGAAAGTAGATTTTTCGCGTTAAAAACGAGATATTATTCAGAATTACTCGTGCCTAATGAACCAAGTTTGGCTAACCTAGCGCCAGTCGCGTTACCGCAAATTATTGGTTCTTCATCTTCATCGAATGCCCAGTTGGATGAGTTCCAAGTCCACCTGTGGACGGTATAAGGTATCGGTTAATGCCTCTTGAGAGTCAACGAGCTATTGTCTCTCAAGtagatacatatgtatatgcataCGTACATATAAATACTACGGAAGCAACACGTATATCTAACAAGTATATTCACATGTACATGGTAAACAATACGTACTCTTTCCAATCGACTTGTGTATCATtgaattccaaatttttaacacATTTATTTCGAAGTTCACCCATATAAACTTGTAGAGCAAAAAGTGCAAAAACCATCAGACAAAAGATCGTGAGCGTCATTACTTCGGCAAGTTGCTTAAAACTATGTAACAATGCATTTATGATGGTTTTTAAGCCTGTAAGAATATTGgataaacgattatttttttattttttatttttttattttcatataataaataaatttttttgtaaattttctaatacatgacgattatttattcgtataaaaatatgaaatataaatatttctatctattgttaataaacagatttattaacatattaaaaataaattttttcttttatatttaacatgataatatattattacactgttataatttttaattaagataatataaaatatatataattacaatagatttttaaatagatctgCGTGCTTTAAATATCCTTTGCTAgtctttaaacaattttttttcatttataaaaagccTGTATagtagaatatttcaaatatagaatattatatttaaataaataagtgataaaacttttcataataaaattttctataaaaatagtttcagCTAAAAATAACCACAAAAATCTTTCACAATATACTACAACACTCTCTGTCgtgattcattaattaaaaaatcggatttgtacgatattttatattataattacaagaaaaaaaaagagaaaaaatttccgattattaataatcgctTTTCTTAGATTCTTACCAGGCATAATTGAAACGGTTTTAAGAGCTCTCAATACTCGAAATGTTCTTAATCCAGCTAAATTTCCTACTTCCATCCCTATAGTCGCATAGCCACTAGTGATCACTACGAAATCCAACCAGTTCCACGGATTTCGCagataagtatatttattgagCACAAATCCCTTAGCTATCGACTTGATCACCATTTCAGCCGTGTATATAGCTAAGaatatatatctgaaaaaaataaaagaaaacgaaggCACGTGTTATATTACCCTACCCTAAATGTCTGATTAATTCGAATGGTTTGTGAAAATGCTTACTCGGCTTCCTCGATAGTTTCTGTCATGGCGAGGAAGgcacaatttaatattatcgtaGCCATGACTACATAATCGAAGTACTGATTCGTGCTTAAGTAAATACAATATCGTCTTATAGGATTCCATGGAGAAAATATGAACCAACTGTTCGTCGCCGTAAATCTGTGGAtgtaatttttacgaaatctCTTCGATACTACGCAAAATGTCTGAAACACATGAATCAAATCATCGAATTTCAGGAGAATCCGAAAGAagagatgtaaaaaaatattgatcatttatttccaataaatatcgatatttaactCTTATTATCCGATGATTGGATCATTTTTGATCtgataataatagatagataataacaaaaattgaataaatttatatatattattgaccATTGATGTATTTCTTGATCTGTTGTCTTTGAGAATTAaacgtttttatattataataattacgatttgaaaaaatatttatttaaaaaaaaagagataattggtttgatttttatcatttttatgaaataacatttttatttttcgaaattcataaattctgtttatcaattttaattttctcttttgataacattataaattctttaaattgattaatttaaaacttttaatatccTTCCACgtgtttcattaaaattgaacttttattataaaataacaagaaaaaaatacatatgttTAAAGACATACCTCgtcgtaaataaaattgtcgaTTTCTTCGAGAGGCCTGCCGTAAAGATCGGTTGGGAAAGGTTCATATTTATTTGGAAGCACCGCACCATCTTCGACCGACATCCGTTTCTTCGGTTGAAATCCATAATCCCTGACAAGTTGCACAGTTCTATTCTCCAATCTGTCGAGACTTTCTTTCGTGAACAGTTTAACCGTTTGTTTATTGTTCGTGGGAGTTTTAATCGTCGATTTATTGGCAGCTTGACCGTTTTCAATCCCGTTCCCTCCATCCAAAATCTCGCCGGCGACCGTTGTCCTAGGCGTACCAAGAGGATCCACCTGGATCTCCGCACTTCCGGAATCACCGGTCCCAGAATCGGCCGAAGCGCCCGCCACTGCTGTTAAAGGAGGTCGTAACCTCGCTACGTCCCTCGATCTCGATGCATCTTCATCCGTGGATTTAATCGTTTTAGAAAAATCTCGATGCTCGGATTCGATTTGCCTCGAACCTTTCTCCAAGTGTTCCGATTCAAACCGATCCTTGCTTCTTAAACGTTCCTCGCGTACTATAAATTCAAGCTCGGCATCCGAAACGAAGGATCTCGAATGCCTGTGACGCGTCTCCTCCGCGTACGATGTCAATGGATAATTTGGAAATATCGGCGAAGGTGTTTCACTAGTTTCGTACACGTGCTCAGTGTATTCAGGCGGACTAAGACCCGTGTACGGTGGCGGTGATGGCTTCTCCACTTCCGGCGGCGAGATCGCATCGCATTCGCTTGTTTCGCTAGCAGGTGAAATGAGTATCGAGGCGGAAGTTGAAGCGAAAGTGGAACTATCATCTTGTCCCCTTCTACCAGCAAAATCGTCAGTTGAAATAggtattttagaattatcgaTACCCGACTCCATCCATAATGTCTGTTCGGAAAATTCAGCGTGGGATCTTCGAATTGTATCGGGTACAATGCATCCTTCCTGTTGCTCGTGTTCCCTCCCACGGATTCTCTCGACAGACGATCCATAATGATCCCCTCGCCTGATCGACTCGTCGAATCTAGATCTCGGCTCGTAATGACCAACGGCCACTTCAGTCCTTCTTAATGGTTGAGGCGTCCTCGAAATCCCGATTCTCGACCGATCCAACAGCTCAAATTCCTCGGCAATACCAGtaggaaaatttaaacttcTTTGGCTTCCAATCTCTCGTGGCGATCTTTCAAGAATATCTCGCGCGGGACCATGAGATCGAGCACCAGTCTCTTCTGACGATCGAATGAGCTCTTGTCTGAAGAGATTCGTCGTATAAAGGCCCGCCACTCGAGGTCGATTAGCGAAGCCATTGTCCTCAGAGCCGTTGCTCGGAGGGTTGGGAGAACCTTTATATCCCTCACGACCACCTTGCGAAGGTATCATTGGAATCTTTGGTTCCTCGGTTCACCGAAATTTGTACCTTTCATCGTTGCGGTTCCTACACAGAACTTGCTTCGttccctttcctcttttttccttcttttatctACGAGATTTGTAAACTCGTATAAACTCTTctgtaaatatcttttttcttaaatagtaAACAAAAGTGTAGATGCATAATACTGTTTACTCCTCACGATTTGTTGGCTGGTTTCTCCTTGAAATCGTGATGATATAACCCGTATTAAGATGGAAGGCAGTTTTTTTTTCCGGTAATTTGGTCGCCGGTCGTTTGATATTCGATCACAATGCGTTTCACGCTTGTGGATATTCTTGTATTTgtgattcttttgaaatttcaaaggaTGCAGCTGCTATTGACTGAGCGCGAACTCGAATGTATGTCGCGGTACAGTATatagattcttcttttttcgtcgATGACGATCGTGCCGCTGCGACGCGTTTCACCACCAAGCGGTAAAAAAGTCGAGAAGGAaatcgaaaatgaaagaaaatgaaagaaatgattaaaaagaaagagaagggaaatatcaaatgaataagaaaaaaggaaaccgGAAGAtacggaaaaaaagaaaaaaagaaagagatatacTCGAAAGAGACGTTGcgtgatttctttctttgatcTCTTGATGATCGATGTACCCCTAATCCGGTCTGCTCTGCGTTGTCTCCTGGATATCGTTCACACACGATTCCGTGACTGATCGCATCGCGATAGAAAACAATGTCAAATAACAAGAAGGAATAACAATAGGAAATGACGCAAAATCAGTCTGTTGCTTACTGGTCACTCTAGTAACGTACAGTAACACTCGCGAGTCATATTTACCATCTGCTTTATCCAAGGAGATTCGAAGATCAAGTTCTGAACAATATTCCGAATAAGATTTGAATGAGATGGTAACGACGTGACGACGAACGAGgtaaggagaaaaaaagaattagatgaAAAAAACAATGCATAAAGTGGGGTGACAATTAAATTGGCACATATTAAAGTAGAAATGAGAAATAGAATCGGAATAAAAACTGAtacgtatttaaatataacaagtgAAAATAACGTAAAGAGAAACGAGGTAGCAAAGAAAACGagagatttaataaaagaaagagtgttaaaaaaagggaaagacgAAGATAGAAATAGAGACGAAGGAAAATAAGAAAGGAAACAGTGGTGTACCCTCGTCATATAGTTCGGTAAATTGTGACTTGAACAAGGGTGCAAAATCACGAACGTCTCCGACGAGAACTGTGACGATACTATGGACGAAGTCGATTCGtttcgcgcgcgcgcgtattGAACGACCGAGGAAAACGGCTTTGAGGCTCTCTTTCCTTGTATAAGCGAATCTATCTAAACCTAacacattgaaatatataggTGCACACGCGCATCGGGGGTTATCGCTACCACGAAACTAGCGAACCACCAGCCTGCACGAATACTCTTTACCACCCTCCACGCTATTCCCCACTCTAGCTACAACTGACCCTGCAGGTGATATTGTGGTCAGCAAACATTATGATTTcttcgtctttttttcttgattaatcgtattttttctcttctcctttttttaatacgaaacaTTTCGGCGATGAGAGATcataatgattttatgatttagagaaagtttaatttttatataagtatcgaattttctacaaatttatggaattattttgATGTGTCAACAGTTATtagttctttttcatttttatttattttttttctttttcaattgtcATAACACATTTTTTCGATCCAAGATATCTTTGCtagtttgaaaattgttttgacGAATCTTTCATTTCCACATAACACATATGATATTCATCTGCAATTTTCTCTTTGATCGactttaaatttcgaataaaacgtCCTAGTTCCTCAGGCTATATAGCTATAACTACAAACTGTCTTTCAAATACTTATTGATTTGTCCTCTAGCATTGCTTTTActagatgaaatatttaattgatattaattttatttaaatgtaacatatttaaaaaataattatatttttaaaaataaatacataatctttcggaaaatatattgtgaagatattaaattgatattttacatttatgaatTCATACCTAATTTACTAACTagtattatacttatttatgcttacttttatatttttttcataaaatattaattatttaaaaaaaaaaaggaaattaatttaaataaattaacaatttattactaatatttttttataagattttactataaatattatttaaataatatttatttttacatttatattttaacattcataCATATTAAGACACGTTTATGTAATCTCAATAttcatagatttatttatatatatatatatatatatatacaaatacacattttatatacatatatatatagataactCTCGTATAATGCGAGATTTAGATTTCTGATTGCGTTGTGCGAGATTTcgattacatataaaaagtggattcatatttcaaaaacattatatCGAAATTGCATTGTAAAAATACTGTATTATGCAAGAGTTACCTGTATATATAATGCGTACATATTGTactatatttgcatatatacatatgtatattgagAATCGACAGATCAGAAGAATGATcacaaaaataaacttatgatatataagaaaagatttcATAATTTGTTCATTGTAttagcaaaaatatatttttgtttttaacataaataaaaaatattgaataaaataactgttttcttttaatcatctttcgaatttgattaattc harbors:
- the LOC107995425 gene encoding sodium channel protein 60E isoform X2, which produces MIPSQGGREGYKGSPNPPSNGSEDNGFANRPRVAGLYTTNLFRQELIRSSEETGARSHGPARDILERSPREIGSQRSLNFPTGIAEEFELLDRSRIGISRTPQPLRRTEVAVGHYEPRSRFDESIRRGDHYGSSVERIRGREHEQQEGCIVPDTIRRSHAEFSEQTLWMESGIDNSKIPISTDDFAGRRGQDDSSTFASTSASILISPASETSECDAISPPEVEKPSPPPYTGLSPPEYTEHVYETSETPSPIFPNYPLTSYAEETRHRHSRSFVSDAELEFIVREERLRSKDRFESEHLEKGSRQIESEHRDFSKTIKSTDEDASRSRDVARLRPPLTAVAGASADSGTGDSGSAEIQVDPLGTPRTTVAGEILDGGNGIENGQAANKSTIKTPTNNKQTVKLFTKESLDRLENRTVQLVRDYGFQPKKRMSVEDGAVLPNKYEPFPTDLYGRPLEEIDNFIYDETFCVVSKRFRKNYIHRFTATNSWFIFSPWNPIRRYCIYLSTNQYFDYVVMATIILNCAFLAMTETIEEAEYIFLAIYTAEMVIKSIAKGFVLNKYTYLRNPWNWLDFVVITSGYATIGMEVGNLAGLRTFRVLRALKTVSIMPGLKTIINALLHSFKQLAEVMTLTIFCLMVFALFALQVYMGELRNKCVKNLEFNDTQVDWKEWTWNSSNWAFDEDEEPIICGNATGARHCNESYICLCVGPNPNHGYTNFDNFLWSMLTTFQLITLDYWEDVYNKVLSACGPISVSFFTVVVFFGSFYLINLMLAVVALSYEEEAEITNEERRKDLTDHREDSTFSFDPTKINVKTLAKEKQKKLDARKGVLLSSYTRKKTRRRRRGRSTAGSTSSGQDKGGSVPSRSVTPSPNPSPRHSNVRPSHLLLQNISPRTAENNGVHRLAPNRGMLHSRQASNNSNQQSSLDDSGVVDDHDADDVTSVEEHDRRDNKECRGNWQERISTNNKNGDANGETNPDQTKNGMNNETEVNDTEREELEATHSGGYLRTSANVPVSLAGGSTREFRVFKCNGVKTKKQMYTLPPEYLSHIVILDDLPDRNCEKCIQCCVDYEGWLRFQNCLYKILPSSW